The genomic region CGATCGGCCTGATCGTCCTGGACACCAGCGACCGGGTCGTCCTGGTCAACACGGTCGCCAGGCGGATGGGCGTGGTCGACTCCGACGAGCTCGCGGTGGTGGAGCTGGCCGAGCTGGTGCGGGCGACCCGGGGGGCGGGCAGTGCCCGGGAGCGCCAGATCGACCTGCCCCCGGTGCCCGAGCCGCCGCTGACCCGGCCCCGGCCCGACCAGGAGGGCGTGGCCGTCCGCGCTCGGGCCCGCCTGCTGGACTCGTCCGGTCATGTCGCCGTCATCCTGGATGACATCACGGAGTCGCGCCGGGTCGAGGCGGTGCGGCGGGACTTCGTCGCCAACGTCAGCCACGAGCTCAAGACGCCGGTCGGAGCGCTGCACGTCCTCGCCGAGGCGGTCGCCGCGGCGAGCGAGGACCCGGTGGCCGTGCGTCGGTTCGCCTCCCGGATGACGCACGAGTCGGCCCGGCTCGCCCGGTTGGTGCAGGAGATCATCGACCTGTCCCGGCTGCAGGGCGCCGAACCGTTGCCCGATCTGCGGCCGCTGCCGACGGCGGCGCTGCTCGCCGAGGCGGTGGACCGCACCCGGCTCGTCGCCCAGGCGCAGGCCATCTCCATCGCGGTGATCGGCGACGGCCAGCTGCAGGTGCTCGGCGACGAGGGCCAGCTCGTCACCGCGGTCGCGAACCTTCTGGACAACGCGATCAGCTACTCGCCGCACGGCACCCGGGTGGTGCTCGGCGTGCGCCGCAGCGGGATGACCGTGGAGATCTCGGTCGCCGACGAGGGCATCGGGATCGCGGAGAAGGACCTCGAGCGGGTCTTCGAACGCTTCTACCGCGCGGATCCGGCCCGCTCGCGGGCGACGGGCGGGACGGGGCTGGGCCTCGCGATCGTCAAGCACATCGCCACCAATCACGGTGGGTCGGTGACCGTGTGGAGCGCGGAGGGCGCGGGGTCCACGTTCACCCTGCGGCTGCCGCTGTTCACCGGTCCGACGCAGTCGTTCACCCTCACCGACCGCCTCACTGCGGCGGCGGCCGGCTCCGAGGTCCCTGACGTGGAGGGCGCGCCGGGTGACCATCCCGACATCATCGCCGGTGCCGGTGCCGGTGCCGGTGCCGGTGCCGGTGCCGGTGCCGGTGCCGGTGGTGGCGGTGGCGGTGGCGGTACTGGTGGTGCCGGCGGCGGTGGCGGAAGCAAGGCCGCCGGGGCGGCGCGCCGCCCCGGCGGGGCCAGGAAGCGGTCCGGGTCGGCCGGTCCGTCCGATGTGACAGGGGGAGCGAACAGGTGACCCG from Frankia alni ACN14a harbors:
- a CDS encoding sensor histidine kinase, with the protein product MTVVPGSSAPPTGPDGGTEGGTMLPAKLVRRVISGLPIGLIVLDTSDRVVLVNTVARRMGVVDSDELAVVELAELVRATRGAGSARERQIDLPPVPEPPLTRPRPDQEGVAVRARARLLDSSGHVAVILDDITESRRVEAVRRDFVANVSHELKTPVGALHVLAEAVAAASEDPVAVRRFASRMTHESARLARLVQEIIDLSRLQGAEPLPDLRPLPTAALLAEAVDRTRLVAQAQAISIAVIGDGQLQVLGDEGQLVTAVANLLDNAISYSPHGTRVVLGVRRSGMTVEISVADEGIGIAEKDLERVFERFYRADPARSRATGGTGLGLAIVKHIATNHGGSVTVWSAEGAGSTFTLRLPLFTGPTQSFTLTDRLTAAAAGSEVPDVEGAPGDHPDIIAGAGAGAGAGAGAGAGAGGGGGGGGTGGAGGGGGSKAAGAARRPGGARKRSGSAGPSDVTGGANR